One segment of Capnocytophaga sp. oral taxon 878 DNA contains the following:
- a CDS encoding DUF417 family protein, whose translation MQKLLSFLVDSERYFVNFIRVAIFIVMAWIGGLKVCQYEADGIVPFVTNSPFMNFFYANSGKTAIDENGVTGEANKGKEVAQYKLHKNPEGKMVKANIEWHKENNTYIFSYGLGAFICFIGLLTLLGIWSAKIGLVGGLLTFGMSIVTLSFLITTPEVYVPNLGGDMPTPHYGFPYLSGAGRLVLKDIIMSAGGLIAASEAARRILANCKKSK comes from the coding sequence ATGCAAAAATTATTATCTTTTTTGGTAGATAGCGAACGCTATTTTGTAAATTTTATTAGGGTAGCTATCTTTATTGTAATGGCTTGGATTGGTGGCTTAAAGGTGTGCCAATACGAGGCTGATGGTATTGTTCCGTTTGTGACTAACAGTCCGTTTATGAATTTCTTCTACGCTAATTCGGGGAAGACTGCTATTGATGAGAATGGTGTTACAGGCGAGGCTAACAAAGGTAAAGAGGTAGCACAATACAAGCTACACAAAAACCCTGAGGGGAAAATGGTAAAGGCTAACATTGAGTGGCATAAGGAGAATAATACCTATATATTCTCTTATGGCTTGGGAGCTTTTATTTGCTTCATAGGCTTGCTTACTTTGCTTGGTATTTGGTCGGCTAAGATTGGGTTAGTTGGTGGCTTACTTACTTTTGGTATGAGTATTGTAACGCTTTCATTCCTTATTACTACTCCGGAGGTATATGTTCCTAATTTGGGTGGTGATATGCCTACTCCGCATTACGGTTTCCCTTACTTATCGGGGGCTGGACGCTTGGTGTTGAAAGACATTATAATGTCGGCTGGAGGGCTTATAGCAGCTTCGGAAGCAGCAAGACGTATTTTGGCTAATTGCAAGAAATCAAAATAA